A stretch of DNA from Fundidesulfovibrio magnetotacticus:
TCCATGGCGCGAGCGGCCAAGAAGGCGGGGGTGCGCGTGATCGCCGGGGACACCAAGGTGGTGGGGCGCGGCGCGGCGGACAAGATCTTCATCAACACCACGGGCATCGGCGAAGTGGTCAGTTCCAGGCCGCCCAGCGGCCACCGGGCCCGGCCCGGCGACGCCGTAATCGTCTCCGGCACCCTGGGCGACCACGGCCTGACCATCCTCTCCCACCGCCAGGGCCTCTCCTTCGAGGCCCCGGTGCAGAGCGACTGCGCCTCGCTCAACCGCCTGACGCTCAAGCTCATGCAACGCCTGGAGCGCGTGCACGTGCTGCGCGACCCCACGCGCGGCGGCCTGGCCACCACGCTCAACGAGATCGCCCAGCAGTCGGGCGTGGGCATCCACCTGGAGGAGCCCGCCATCCCCGTGAAGCCCGTGGTGGCTTCGGGTTGCGAGGTGCTGGGGCTCGACCCGCTCTATTTGGCCAACGAGGGCAAGCTCATCTGCATCCTTCCCGGCAAACTCGCAGACCAGGCCCTGGCCGTGATGCGTCGAGACCCCCTGGGCCGCGACGCCTGCGTCATCGGGACCGTGACCGCCGAGAACCCGGGCAAGGTGGTGCTGCGCACCGGGTTGGGCGGCCGCCGCCTGCTGGGCATGCTGGAAGGGGAACAATTGCCGCGCATTTGCTGAAACCTTTTTCATTGCACGCCAAAAGCCCGGCATCGCATGTGCGACGCCGGGCTTTTTTGACGCTGTCGCCGTAACCTCGAAGCGCGCAGGATTCTCTAGTAAGATGAAATCATTCAACTTGTCAGACATGGCAAGGGGCTTGCTAGAGATGCCCCGATCGCAACGTCGAACCGGCCATGCCGACATCAGGAGGAGCCATGCTGTCACTTTTCACCGGCGCGTCGCGCCAGGCCAAGGATCCCAACGAGGAACTCAAGCGTGGCCAGCGCCTGCAGAACGCCAAGGAAATGTTTTATTCGGGCAAGTTTCCCGTGGTCACCACCCCGGCGCTGAAGGGCCGACGCATCAAGAAGGTCTTGGGTCTCGTGCACGGACGCGCCTATGACGCCGAGTGCGCCCTGTTCTCCCTGGCGGCCTCGGCCATGGAGATCGGAGCCGAGGCCATCGTGGGCTATCACGAAACCGTGGCCTTCCACCCCGACGGCTCCAAGTTCTTCAGCTGCTTCGGCACCGCCGTGACCTTCGAGCGCCCCAACCCCGCCAAACTCAAGCGCGCCCTGACACACTAGGGCCACCGTTTCACGCGCCCTGCGGGCCGGACCCTGTCCGGCCCGGGGGCAGCCGGGAGCGTCGGACCTTCGTCCCCACCTGCCGCCCTGAGCGCGTCGCAGCCCGGGGCAGGGCGCTCGTGCCGCCCGCATGCAACTCCCCCGTCCACGCAGACTTCGACAGCAGGCCCTTCGGAAATTCGCCCGGCCAGTGGAGCCGACAATGCCAGC
This window harbors:
- the hypE gene encoding hydrogenase expression/formation protein HypE, whose product is MGNKLLLDQGSGGLASHRLVADVFLRHLANPVLARMDDAALINPKGPLAVSTDSFTVDPIFFPGGDIGCLAVHGTVNDVAMLGAKPLYLTCGFILEEGFDLDDLERIVASMARAAKKAGVRVIAGDTKVVGRGAADKIFINTTGIGEVVSSRPPSGHRARPGDAVIVSGTLGDHGLTILSHRQGLSFEAPVQSDCASLNRLTLKLMQRLERVHVLRDPTRGGLATTLNEIAQQSGVGIHLEEPAIPVKPVVASGCEVLGLDPLYLANEGKLICILPGKLADQALAVMRRDPLGRDACVIGTVTAENPGKVVLRTGLGGRRLLGMLEGEQLPRIC